One window of Rhinoraja longicauda isolate Sanriku21f chromosome 9, sRhiLon1.1, whole genome shotgun sequence genomic DNA carries:
- the LOC144596594 gene encoding protein CEBPZOS-like, producing the protein MGPKTMEPVARRLFKGVLFLELVGVAGAYWLFHRMNASQEFRYKVNRRFPSILEVYYKSNEWAGIYGAREIDQETWSSKHNQ; encoded by the exons ATGGGACCTAAAACTATGGAACCAGTAGCAAGGCGACTTTTTAAGGGAGTTCTATTCTTGGAACTTGTCGGTGTAGCAGGAGCCTACTGGTTGTTTCATAGGATGAATGCAAGTCAAG AGTTCAGATATAAAGTAAACAGAAGGTTTCCCTCCATTTTAGAAG TTTATTATAAATCCAATGAATGGGCAGGAATTTATGGAGCTAGAGAAATTGATCAGGAAACCTGGTCCAGCAAGCATAATCAATAA